Proteins co-encoded in one Rhopalosiphum maidis isolate BTI-1 chromosome 2, ASM367621v3, whole genome shotgun sequence genomic window:
- the LOC113551895 gene encoding uncharacterized protein LOC113551895 — translation MEWYREQTIQLIDLFRARPALWDTSSVHYRNKRMKNESLEQISAKLKCPKEEIAKKICTLRVQFSRENVKVKRARESGGVAYNPKWFGYQLLCFLNDQSRYSSQPLNNCSTGAPAASGASGAMPGGANAQNQADMENQHYNWSQTSEDSYAEANDTNASGYEADSVLASMMHESMDDYHNQEPIVDVQEPQTWSSYRKYRGMQPVTGGDYSDDDGGGYSSRKMMRISRLDVPSDEFNTFSDYVAERMRNLKADKALQLMARRDIEQVLFKYEMKLLEQKRDSQQPDTEAATTSKSISPSPISDLEQQ, via the exons ATGGAGTGGTACCGAGAGCAGACCATCCAGTTGATCGACTTGTTCCGGGCCCGTCCGGCCCTGTGGGACACCAGTTCGGTGCACTACCGTAACAAGCGCATGAAGAACGAGTCCCTGGAGCAGATCAGCGCCAAGCTCAAGTGTCCCAAGGAGGAGATCGCCAAGAAAATATGCACGTTGCGCGTGCAGTTCAGCCGAGAGAACGTCAAGGTGAAACGGGCCCGGGAATCCGGTGGCGTCGCTTACAACCCCAAGTGGTTCGGCTACCAACTGCTGTGTTTTCTGAACGATCAGTCCCGGTACTCGTCGCAGCCGCTCAACAACTGTTCGACGGGCGCCCCCGCTGCCTCGGGGGCGTCCGGAGCCATGCCCGGCGGCGCAAACGCGCAAAAC caAGCAGACATGGAAAATCAACACTATAATTGGAGTCAAACATCTGAGGACAGTTATGCAGAAGCAAATGACACAAATGCAAGTGGCTATGAGGCAGACAGTGTGTTAGCTTCAATGATGCACGAATCAATGGATGACTACCACAACCAGGAACCTATAGTGGATGTGCAGGAACCACAAACATGGTCATCATATAGGAAATATCGTGGTATGCAGCCAGTAACAGGTGGAGATTATTCAGATGATGATGGTGGAGGCTACAGTAGCAGAAAGATGATGCGAATATCTAGGCTGGATGTACCTTCTGACGAATTCAATACATTCTCAGACTATGTGGCTGAACGGATGCGTAACCTTAAAGCCGACAAAGCTCTACAGCTAATGGCTCGACGAGACATTGAACAAGTGTTGTTCAAATACGAAATGAAATTGTTAGAGCAAAAGAGAGACTCCCAACAACCCGACACTGAGGCGGCAACCACATCAAAGTCTATTTCACCATCACCCATCAGCGACCTGGAACAACAGTAA